TAAAGTAATTAAACAAGATTAGAAAGCTGATTATAGAAGCAGGCTCGGTTCATGAAGATCGGAGTTATGTCTGACACGCACCTGAGAGAGGTCACGGAAGAGCTGAAAAAGGTCGTCGAAGGAATTTTCAGCGGCACGGATATGATCCTTCATGCCGGGGATATCGTTTCACCGGCGGTGCTGAATTATCTCAACTCTGCCCGCGTGATCGCAGTCAGCGGCAATATGGATTTTTATGATACAGCACAGGCCCTTCCAAGCAAACGCATCGTTAAGGCCGGAAAGTTTAAAATCGGGCTCATACACGGCTGGGGCTCGCCGCACGGCCTGGCCCAAAAACTCAGGAAGGAGTTTGATGAGATAGACTGCCTCATCTTCGGCCACAGCCACCGGCCGCTCAATTCACAGGTCGGGTCTGAACTTTACTTCAATCCAGGGTCCATGACCTTCGGGAGTCGCTCTCACAAAAGATCAGTGGGCATGTTACAAATAAACGACACGATCCAGGGAGAAATCATCGCTCTCGACTAGGAGATGGCAACATGAAAAACCTCTGGGCCCCCTGGCGCATGACTTACATTACCGGAGATGACAACCAGGCCGCCACTGGAAGCTGCATCTTTTGTTTGAAAGGGGATCACCCAGCGCCGGATAAGGAACGGTTCGTTCTTTATGTCGGTCCACTCTCCATGGTCATGATGAATCGATACCCTTACACCAACGGTCACCTTCTGGTCGCCCCCCGCCGCCATGTAGCCGAACTCGCTGATCTGGATAAGGAGGAGCTAGGCGACCTACTTGACCTTGTCCGCACCAGCATCGAGATAATACGCCAGGACATGAACCCGGATGGGTTCAATGTCGGCTTGAACATCGGCCAGGTAGCTGGAGCTGGCGTGGAAGACCACATCCACTTTCATATCGTGCCGCGCTGGAATGGGGATACAAATTTCATGACCGTCTTTGCTGATGTGCGGGTCATCCCGGAACATCTGGAGGCCACGTTTGGTCGTCTGGCAAAATTTTTTATGGCACTGCCCAAGAAGTGAAAACTATAAAAGCGATAAGCATCGGCCTGGCTATCATCATCCTGGCAATCCTTGTGGTCCAGAACCTGGAAGTTCTATCCCAGAGTGAGGTTTTCAGATTCAACTTTCTCCTTGCATCTTTTGACAGCCCCCCGCTTCAGATTTATCTCCTTCTGATCATCTTCTTCCTCCTGGGTTTCGCGGCTGCCTATCTGATCGGCTTTGTCAAGCAACGCCGCCTGAAGAAGACTATCAATAAGCTTAATCAGTCCCAGGTCGAAACCGAAAAGGAATTAAACTCACTCCGCAATCTTCCGCTCACCGATACGAGCCTCGCCGTCAACAAGATGCAGCCTGATATGCAAAACGAAAATTGAAATCATGCGGAGGCAGCGCTTGGAATTCATCAACATAAAGATAGCCCTGTATCAGCTGATTCTTCTGGTGGCCGCCGGGTCCCTGATACTGGGTTATCTCCTGGCCTTATTCTCAAAGCGCCTTCGCGGCGCTGATACAGTGAGGCAAAAGGTCGAAAAAGAACGAATAGCCTCAAACGCAGCCTTCATGAAAGGGCTGAATTACATCCTCTCGGACAGACAGGACAAGGCCATCGAGGAATTCACCCGCGCCGTGGCCCGGGACACCCAGACCGTGGAAACATACATGGCTCTGGGCAATCTTTTCCGAAGCAAGGGAGAACTCGAACGAGCCATACGCATTCGGCAAAGTATCATGCTCCGGCCTCACTTAAACGAAAAAATACGGCTGCAGGCCCTTTACGACCTGGGCCTGGACTACCGCATGGCCGGACTTTATGACCGGTCCATTAAGGCCTTTGAAGAGGTAATCGCCGAGGATTCAAGGCAGGCGGATGCTTACCGCCAGCTGGTTCAAATCTACGAGGAAACTCGGGATTGGAACCAGGCCTTCCAGACCCTGCAGAGGCTGTCCAAATTGACCGGCAAA
The genomic region above belongs to Deltaproteobacteria bacterium and contains:
- a CDS encoding DUF1049 domain-containing protein translates to MKTIKAISIGLAIIILAILVVQNLEVLSQSEVFRFNFLLASFDSPPLQIYLLLIIFFLLGFAAAYLIGFVKQRRLKKTINKLNQSQVETEKELNSLRNLPLTDTSLAVNKMQPDMQNEN
- a CDS encoding HIT domain-containing protein, whose amino-acid sequence is MKNLWAPWRMTYITGDDNQAATGSCIFCLKGDHPAPDKERFVLYVGPLSMVMMNRYPYTNGHLLVAPRRHVAELADLDKEELGDLLDLVRTSIEIIRQDMNPDGFNVGLNIGQVAGAGVEDHIHFHIVPRWNGDTNFMTVFADVRVIPEHLEATFGRLAKFFMALPKK
- a CDS encoding metallophosphoesterase family protein translates to MKIGVMSDTHLREVTEELKKVVEGIFSGTDMILHAGDIVSPAVLNYLNSARVIAVSGNMDFYDTAQALPSKRIVKAGKFKIGLIHGWGSPHGLAQKLRKEFDEIDCLIFGHSHRPLNSQVGSELYFNPGSMTFGSRSHKRSVGMLQINDTIQGEIIALD
- a CDS encoding tetratricopeptide repeat protein, which codes for MEFINIKIALYQLILLVAAGSLILGYLLALFSKRLRGADTVRQKVEKERIASNAAFMKGLNYILSDRQDKAIEEFTRAVARDTQTVETYMALGNLFRSKGELERAIRIRQSIMLRPHLNEKIRLQALYDLGLDYRMAGLYDRSIKAFEEVIAEDSRQADAYRQLVQIYEETRDWNQAFQTLQRLSKLTGKESKNVLAHYQVEMGKVSFEQGQLSQARGAYNKALALDPGCVDAYLHLGDLLLKEKKIKKAIEVWRKIADVAPHMTFLIFGRLARVYNELNDLKPVEDFLKECAARDRNPLAHLALGRLFLEGGNQEHALDEFRKALKLDPSLLEVHRELGLLLLSLERPDETLAAFQNLLENMTSPGADFQC